A single Bosea sp. PAMC 26642 DNA region contains:
- a CDS encoding MFS transporter, with protein sequence MSATTLPDGHVAQPTIGRQRLFVVLGGLYLAQSIPSYLFVAALPPIMREVGVSRTAIGYMSILLLPLVIKFIWAPWIDRIRPFARVHRAGWVFLTQIGVIATILALIAVGPTQIGCIIAIGFVASLLISTQDIATDGYAAKYLPEADRPIGNAIQGGSIAFGVVIGGTLGLVLYEHIGWTGMLLTIAAVSLLPLIAAAMMRETDPVPDARAPRPSIRAFLRRPEARQILWIALIYRASEGLVKAMEGAYLVDAGVPLTQIGYLSGISATTAGLGGSILAAWMVKTRGLAFVLALLGGLRTLCFLLFAGHALGVVTGAWPLFGAAGFQTLIRYMEIVALYSLFMAVTTSEQPGTDFTIMACAQLLVYLAGSMIAGKLADTLGYGWLFSIATAISAVAVIATVRLIASFDQQWSKPKVGASAPRPHT encoded by the coding sequence ATGAGCGCGACGACGTTACCAGACGGCCACGTGGCGCAGCCGACAATAGGGCGGCAGCGGCTCTTCGTCGTGCTCGGCGGGCTTTATCTGGCGCAATCGATCCCGTCCTATCTGTTCGTCGCCGCGCTGCCGCCGATCATGCGCGAGGTCGGCGTGTCGCGCACCGCGATCGGCTATATGAGCATCCTGCTGCTCCCGCTGGTGATCAAATTCATCTGGGCGCCGTGGATCGACCGGATCCGGCCCTTCGCGCGGGTGCATCGCGCCGGTTGGGTGTTCCTGACCCAGATCGGCGTGATCGCGACGATCCTGGCGCTGATCGCGGTGGGGCCGACCCAAATCGGCTGCATCATCGCGATCGGCTTCGTCGCCTCGCTGCTGATCTCGACGCAGGACATCGCGACAGACGGCTATGCGGCGAAATATCTGCCGGAAGCCGACCGGCCGATAGGCAACGCGATCCAGGGCGGCTCGATCGCCTTCGGCGTCGTCATCGGCGGCACGCTGGGGCTGGTGCTCTACGAGCATATCGGCTGGACCGGCATGCTGCTCACGATCGCCGCCGTCTCACTGCTGCCGCTGATCGCGGCTGCGATGATGCGCGAGACCGATCCGGTGCCGGATGCGCGCGCGCCACGACCCTCGATCCGCGCCTTCCTGAGGCGCCCGGAAGCGCGCCAGATCCTCTGGATCGCGCTGATCTACCGGGCCAGCGAAGGCCTCGTGAAGGCGATGGAAGGAGCCTATCTGGTCGATGCCGGCGTGCCGCTGACACAGATCGGCTATCTCTCTGGCATCTCGGCGACGACGGCGGGCCTCGGCGGCTCGATCCTCGCCGCCTGGATGGTCAAGACGCGCGGGCTTGCCTTCGTGCTCGCGCTTCTCGGCGGCCTGCGGACGCTGTGCTTCCTGCTCTTCGCCGGCCATGCGCTCGGCGTCGTCACCGGCGCCTGGCCGCTGTTCGGCGCGGCCGGCTTCCAGACCCTGATCCGTTACATGGAGATCGTGGCGCTCTATTCGCTGTTCATGGCGGTGACGACATCGGAGCAGCCCGGCACCGACTTCACCATCATGGCCTGCGCGCAGCTGCTGGTCTATCTCGCCGGCTCGATGATCGCGGGCAAGCTCGCGGATACGCTGGGCTATGGCTGGCTGTTCTCGATCGCGACTGCAATCTCCGCGGTAGCCGTTATTGCGACGGTGAGATTGATCGCCTCGTTCGATCAGCAATGGTCTAAACCAAAGGTCGGTGCATCAGCGCCGCGTCCCCATACCTGA